A region of Etheostoma cragini isolate CJK2018 chromosome 2, CSU_Ecrag_1.0, whole genome shotgun sequence DNA encodes the following proteins:
- the LOC117962140 gene encoding homeobox protein Nkx-2.5-like translates to MLLGGLHFLGAAEQELDDMMLQSPLTSTPFSVKDILKLEQQQRQQRQSGSLELQLPIHTQQQLAGSPPQQQHFQTPPSCMLAGARDSPSFSDGEDNLAYLSALAVREEDRGETSLSPDMYVHSGLQGTKLEAAELDEQENKSCGLVSRDEASEGGQGDSERPVQKQRSRRRPRVLFSQAQVFELERRFKQQRYLSAPEREHLATTLKLTSNQVKIWFQNRRYKCKRQRQDKSLEAAGQHHPPPPRRVAVPVLVRDGKPCLGGAQSYAASAPYGSNPYSYNGYPAAYTYNSPAYNTNYSCTYTSIPALPPSSTSNAFMNMNLGSVSGLGGSPQAQTHQGTAVTSCQGSLQGIRAW, encoded by the exons ATGTTACTCGGCGGGCTTCATTTCCTCGGTGCAGCAGAGCAGGAGCTGGATGACATGATGCTGCAGAGTCCGCTCACCTCCACTCCGTTTTCAGTCAAGGATATTCTGAAACTGGAGCAGCAGCAACGGCAGCAGAGGCAGTCCGGGTCCCTGGAACTCCAGCTCCCGATCCACACCCAGCAGCAGTTGGCCGGCTCTCCTCCCCAGCAGCAGCATTTCCAAACCCCGCCGTCCTGCATGCTCGCCGGAGCCCGGGACAGTCCTTCCTTCTCGGACGGAGAGGACAACCTGGCCTACCTCAGCGCGCTGGCTGTGCGGGAAGAGGACCGAGGAGAGACCAGCTTGTCCCCGGACATGTACGTCCACTCCGGCCTGCAGGGAACCAAGCTGGAGGCCGCCGAGCTGGACGAGCAGGAAAACA AGAGCTGTGGTTTGGTGTCCCGGGATGAGGCATCGGAGGGCGGGCAGGGCGACTCGGAGCGGCCGGTGCAGAAGCAGAGGAGCCGGCGGAGACCCAGGGTGCTCTTCTCCCAGGCGCAGGTCTTCGAGCTGGAGCGGCGCTTCAAGCAGCAGCGCTACCTGTCTGCCCCGGAGCGGGAGCACCTGGCGACCACCCTCAAACTCACCTCGAACCAGGTGAAGATCTGGTTCCAGAACCGCCGCTACAAGTGCAAGCGGCAGCGCCAGGACAAGTCACTGGAGGCGGCGGGGCAGCACCACCCTCCCCCGCCCCGGCGCGTCGCCGTACCGGTGCTGGTCAGAGATGGGAAGCCGTGTCTGGGCGGTGCGCAGAGCTACGCCGCTTCTGCCCCGTACGGATCCAACCCGTACAGTTATAACGGATACCCAGCGGCATACACATACAACAGCCCCGCTTACAACACCAATTACAGCTGCACGTACACCAGCATCCCTGCCCTTCCTCCGTCCAGCACCTCCAACGCCTTCATGAACATGAACTTGGGAAGCGTAAGCGGCCTCGGCGGCTCTCCACAGGCCCAAACACACCAAGGGACAGCGGTCACATCCTGCCAGGGCTCTCTGCAGGGGATCCGGGCCTGGTAG